A part of Acropora palmata chromosome 6, jaAcrPala1.3, whole genome shotgun sequence genomic DNA contains:
- the LOC141883562 gene encoding uncharacterized protein LOC141883562 isoform X1, translating into MSRCHHLISRQGLKLSRSQAKVENERGIPKIDSSTEGAMSKRTTQNGVARPPLCNQEPCYIESSHSRSQETTNDNISASSKRSSVGEVPTSKRKAWEAEVFKSREVLLKLLQPPTSRILSAGLALPPHHVKPGIANYPPDVCELHCPQCLGYRPISVLNRPTNRDLDFRALNDSCDTVHLNGEQRLICKKEPRLQTVASPCFEEGHSRTAKSAVFFPQQLCYRSGRSSSPQFCLESFSFRSTPCQQVVSEVQQNSGGRNCFRKDSLPNESEFSRPCKAETQSAGTKEVNLSKESTWGHPSHPAWVNPTGRCNIGYRSSICQRSKSDQDIVRENRSVLIETSGEVDHRQQMQPHNDAVSQLNERSPVSSSSLKETCRPFLQSHDREATCSADESLQGKPREESNANSYRVAKGNDVPPRWPNDGAKRVEKSTEEFTPVIVHCYSLSDHGLSSDQKLKDGRNQTSGKEITPWASRQHASRDVERTSPNGDDFRDENVWVSSSAHLKGREAHACSHHCDTQPENSLKVTDDEVEKPEHVENRSTSIIQPPHALAKVIASVNQRSLLLTPQVHLNGWETYLTQDRKSYLTSRRPLEYGSQPQKDECIQSSFEQRGFRDWSNKHKCHGTGSLEEMFDVNDGKRILVEKLYRDIPLSVQEKERGFQRNTQTAERRGGYHDDHRLQPKVQPPQLEGTACVDGPLRIQVFQQDTAVGSKKRKSRQPRPQRTKSDDAAHFQGETDDDMPGVPFGKEHSENAFEQRDQLQLRSPFSDGCHEGEEDEDEPERVTAMDTHEDDQDSSHCNDKNSCDNGTVESTSSSASRIFRREIPFETLSPRCNTSRRRRIIEQSTSLFPEDKRQEVPWSAAISRNQRHQNDISRECETMSSWKSDTTTKIEAKSWSKVLNHSDNKSPQLDRGQHLWRIPVRMPGRGNHNFEILEERRTSLANGRENLTADVRMQYSHQSQHDMTVESGKRFAKEARLKSYDSGRHDAVIEKGGHSTKNPCQPSELLPFNPRLVSNSGGMPMVSAHEDELMLSGKSGQPLQTDLGDFQSESNQNRRIEEQTRSFPGTQTNLLLHSRGVYATDVVPPVKERRFVCRFCCKKFAHFSTLQNHVRTHTGDKPFQCKYCSRRFAQSGVLKAHLRTHTGDKPFVCVYCRKTFAQSTTLTNHLRTHTGQKPYVCNFCGKSFSQPSTLRKHELSHTKERPYACKFCGKAFAQQSTLTNHLRSHTGQRPYKCQFCEKSFAQLSTLDRHLRLHSTVSLKPHRCQFCAKSFSYFSNLASHMQVHQKEQHATED; encoded by the exons ATGTCGCGATGTCACCACTTAATAAGCCGTCAAGGATTAAAGCTTTCAAG GTCGCAGGCAAAAGTAGAAAATGAACGAGGCATTCCTAAGATTGACTCGTCCACTGAAGGGGCAATGAGCAAAAGAACAACTCAAAATGGAGTTGCGAGACCTCCACTCTGCAATCAAGAACCTTGCTACATAGAGTCAAGTCATTCTAGAAGCCAAGAGACAACAAATGATAACATCTCCGCCTCGTCAAAGAGGTCTTCCGTTGGTGAAGTGCCTACATCTAAGCGAAAGGCATGGGAGGCGGAAGTATTTAAAAGTCGAGAAGTTCTTTTGAAACTACTACAGCCTCCAACATCGCGAATACTCAGTGCTGGTCTCGCTTTACCTCCTCATCACGTTAAGCCAGGAATCGCAAATTACCCACCAGACGTATGCGAGTTACACTGCCCCCAGTGCTTAGGATATCGACCCATTTCCGTTTTAAACAGACCAACAAATAGAGACCTGGATTTCAGAGCACTGAATGACAGCTGCGACACCGTCCACTTGAATGGAGAACAGCGACtaatttgtaaaaaagaaCCAAGACTACAAACTGTGGCTTCGCCATGCTTTGAAGAGGGCCATTCAAGAACAGCAAAGTCGGCCGTGTTTTTCCCTCAACAATTGTGCTATCGATCTGGTAGGTCAAGTTCTCCTCAATTTTGTCTTGAATCATTCAGTTTTCGATCAACTCCTTGTCAACAAGTTGTTTCAGAAGTTCAACAAAATTCTGGAGGAAGAAATTGTTTTCGAAAAGACTCACTTCCAAATGAGAGCGAATTTTCACGACCTTGCAAGGCGGAAACGCAGTCAGCAGGCACCAAAGAAGTTAATTTGAGCAAGGAATCAACATGGGGACATCCCAGTCATCCTGCATGGGTGAATCCAACTGGACGGTGTAATATTGGGTACCGCTCAAGTATTTGTCAGCGATCAAAGTCAGACCAAGATATTGTCCGTGAAAATCGAAGCGTGCTCATTGAAACCAGTGGAGAAGTAGACCACCGTCAACAAATGCAACCTCATAATGATGCGGTCAGCCAATTGAACGAGAGATCTCCAGTTTCGTCGTCATCATTGAAAGAGACATGTCGTCCCTTTCTACAGAGTCATGATCGTGAAGCAACCTGTTCAGCCGACGAATCACTGCAAGGTAAACCACGAGAG GAAAGTAACGCGAATTCCTACAGAGTTGCTAAGGGAAACGACGTGCCTCCTC GTTGGCCAAATGATGGAGCAAAGAGAGTTGAGAAGTCAACGGAAGAGTTTACTCCGGTAATTGTACATTGCTATAGTTTATCTGACCACGGTTTGAGTAGTGATCAAAAACTGAAGGATGGACGAAACCAAACGAGCGGTAAGGAAATTACTCCATGGGCTTCAAGACAACATGCCAGCCGTGACGTTGAGCGAACCTCACCGAATGGTGATGATTTCAGGGATGAAAACGTCTGGGTAAGTTCATCTGCTCATCTTAAAGGTCGTGAAGCACATGCATGCAGTCACCATTGCGATACACAGCCAGAAAATTCCCTGAAAGTCACAGATGATGAAGTCGAAAAGCCTGAACATGTAGAAAATCGAAGCACGTCGATAATACAGCCACCACACGCCCTCGCGAAGGTCATTGCTTCAGTCAATCAGCGGAGCCTCCTTCTCACGCCTCAAGTACATTTAAATGGATGGGAAACTTATCTCACTCAAGATCGCAAGAGTTATCTTACCTCCAGACGTCCTTTGGAGTATGGTTCACAACCACAGAAGGACGAATGCATTCAATCGTCCTTTGAGCAAAGGGGTTTCCGTGACTGGTCCAACAAACACAAATGCCATGGCACAGGATCTCTCGAGGAAATGTTCGATGTTAATGACGGGAAAAGAATTTTGGTCGAAAAATTGTACCGAGATATTCCACTTTCCGTACAGGAAAAGGAACGTGGATTTCAGAGGAACACTCAAACCGCTGAAAGGAGGGGAGGGTATCACGACGATCACAGGCTACAGCCAAAAGTCCAGCCACCACAGCTTGAAGGTACTGCTTGCGTCGATGGCCCCTTAcgcattcaagtttttcaGCAGGACACAGCTGTTGGAagtaaaaaacgaaaaagccGACAACCTCGTCCTCAAAGAACAAAATCTGACGACGCTGCTCATTTCCAAGGCGAGACTGATGATGACATGCCGGGAGTTCCGTTTGGAAAAGAACACTCGGAAAATGCTTTTGAGCAAAGAGATCAGCTTCAACTAAGGAGTCCATTCAGCGACGGCTGCcatgaaggagaagaagatgaagatgaGCCTGAGAGGGTGACAGCGATGGATACCCACGAAGATGACCAGGACTCCAGTCATTGCAACGACAAAAACAGCTGTGATAATGGAACAGTCGAGAGCACGTCATCATCTGCTTCACGCATTTTCAGAAGGGAGATCCCATTTGAAACTTTGTCACCGAGGTGCAACACATCCCGAAGAAGAAGAATCATCGAACAGTCTACTTCATTGTTCCCAGAAGACAAGCGTCAAGAGGTTCCATGGTCTGCAGCCATAAGCAGAAACCAACGACATCAAAACGATATTTCTCGCGAATGTGAAACGATGTCGAGTTGGAAATCGGACACGACAACGAAGATAGAAGCAAAATCGTGGAGTAAGGTACTCAATCACTCCGACAACAAAAGTCCACAACTGGATAGGGGACAACACCTCTGGCGTATCCCTGTACGAATGCCAGGTCGAGGCAaccataattttgaaattctaGAGGAACGACGGACTAGCTTAGCCAATGGTCGAGAAAACCTTACTGCGGATGTGCGTATGCAGTATTCTCATCAGTCTCAACATGATATGACCGTTGAAAGTGGTAAAAGATTTGCCAAGGAAGCCAGACTTAAGTCTTACGATTCAGGCCGCCATGATGCAGTGATAGAAAAAGGTGGACACTCCACTAAAAATCCATGCCAGCCCTCAGAACTGTTACCATTTAACCCTAGACTCGTGTCCAATTCAGGTGGTATGCCTATGGTCAGCGCCCATGAAGACGAGTTAATGTTGTCTGGAAAAAGCGGCCAGCCACTCCAAACTGATCTTGGGGATTTCCAATCAGAGAGTAACCAAAACCGGCGGATTGAAGAGCAGACTCGGTCTTTCCCTGGAACTCAAACAAATTTATTGCTCCACTCGCGAGGAGTGTATGCTACGGATGTTGTGCCACCAGTGAAGGAAAGAAGATTCGTTTGTCGGTTCTGTTGCAAgaaatttgcacatttttcCACGCTTCAAAATCACGTCAGGACGCACACAGGTGACAAGCCGTTCCAGTGCAAGTATTGCAGCCGACGATTTGCCCAGTCAGGAGTTCTGAAGGCTCATCTTCGCACGCACACGGGTGATAAGCCATTCGTTTGCGTGTACTGTCGTAAAACGTTTGCACAGAGCACGACCCTAACAAACCACCTTCGAACCCACACTGGACAAAAGCCCTACGTCTGCAACTTCTGTGGCAAATCGTTTTCACAGCCGTCGACTCTAAGAAAGCACGAACTGTCCCATACTAAAGAACGTCCGTATGCCTGCAAGTTCTGCGGAAAAGCGTTTGCACAACAGTCCACACTAACCAATCATTTGCGTTCTCATACTGGCCAAAGGCCTTACAAGTGCCAATTCTGCGAAAAGAGCTTCGCCCAGTTGAGTACTTTGGACCGACATCTACGGCTTCACTCCACTGTAAGCCTCAAGCCTCACCGGTGTCAGTTTTGTGCTAAGAGTTTCAGCTACTTCTCAAATCTGGCATCACATATGCAGGTACACCAGAAGGAACAGCACGCGACTGAGGATTAG
- the LOC141883929 gene encoding hemoglobin subunit alpha-D-like, producing MGCTTSYVPNITNHSPESTKETIIPLTTEQKMIVRETWRIIEPNKKDMGVKVYVRFLTEYPDYKLRFTEFKNIVSLDEISTRSVHVKRMLAALENSVSSLDDGETFSEYALELGRRHAALNVKPTTSQFKDLKMAVLCTLKEFLPNNWSFQAEESWGLILDVMGSVMLRGINSKS from the exons ATGGGTTGTACGACCTCTTACGTACCAAACATAACAAACCATTCGCCCGAATCTACAAAGGAAACAATAATCCCTTTAACAACAGAGCAAAAAATGATAGTGCGAGAGACATGGAGAATCATAGAGCCCAATAAGAAAGACATGGGGGTAAAAGTTTATGTAAG ATTTCTGACAGAGTATCCCGATTACAAACTTCGCTTTACTGAATTCAAAAACATTGTATCACTGGATGAGATAAGCACCAGGAGTGTTCACGTCAAACGAATGTTGGCAGCCCTTGAAAACTCTGTGAGCTCATTGGACGATGGGGAGACCTTTTCAGAATATGCATTGGAACTTGGACGACGACATGCTGCTCTGAATGTTAAACCAACTACATCTCAG TTCAAGGACTTAAAGATGGCAGTTTTATGTACCCTAAAAGAATTTCTCCCTAACAACTGGAGTTTCCAAGCCGAAGAGAGCTGGGGACTAATTCTTGACGTCATGGGCTCTGTCATGCTCAGAGGAATCAACTcaaaaagttaa
- the LOC141883562 gene encoding uncharacterized protein LOC141883562 isoform X2, with product MSKRTTQNGVARPPLCNQEPCYIESSHSRSQETTNDNISASSKRSSVGEVPTSKRKAWEAEVFKSREVLLKLLQPPTSRILSAGLALPPHHVKPGIANYPPDVCELHCPQCLGYRPISVLNRPTNRDLDFRALNDSCDTVHLNGEQRLICKKEPRLQTVASPCFEEGHSRTAKSAVFFPQQLCYRSGRSSSPQFCLESFSFRSTPCQQVVSEVQQNSGGRNCFRKDSLPNESEFSRPCKAETQSAGTKEVNLSKESTWGHPSHPAWVNPTGRCNIGYRSSICQRSKSDQDIVRENRSVLIETSGEVDHRQQMQPHNDAVSQLNERSPVSSSSLKETCRPFLQSHDREATCSADESLQGKPREESNANSYRVAKGNDVPPRWPNDGAKRVEKSTEEFTPVIVHCYSLSDHGLSSDQKLKDGRNQTSGKEITPWASRQHASRDVERTSPNGDDFRDENVWVSSSAHLKGREAHACSHHCDTQPENSLKVTDDEVEKPEHVENRSTSIIQPPHALAKVIASVNQRSLLLTPQVHLNGWETYLTQDRKSYLTSRRPLEYGSQPQKDECIQSSFEQRGFRDWSNKHKCHGTGSLEEMFDVNDGKRILVEKLYRDIPLSVQEKERGFQRNTQTAERRGGYHDDHRLQPKVQPPQLEGTACVDGPLRIQVFQQDTAVGSKKRKSRQPRPQRTKSDDAAHFQGETDDDMPGVPFGKEHSENAFEQRDQLQLRSPFSDGCHEGEEDEDEPERVTAMDTHEDDQDSSHCNDKNSCDNGTVESTSSSASRIFRREIPFETLSPRCNTSRRRRIIEQSTSLFPEDKRQEVPWSAAISRNQRHQNDISRECETMSSWKSDTTTKIEAKSWSKVLNHSDNKSPQLDRGQHLWRIPVRMPGRGNHNFEILEERRTSLANGRENLTADVRMQYSHQSQHDMTVESGKRFAKEARLKSYDSGRHDAVIEKGGHSTKNPCQPSELLPFNPRLVSNSGGMPMVSAHEDELMLSGKSGQPLQTDLGDFQSESNQNRRIEEQTRSFPGTQTNLLLHSRGVYATDVVPPVKERRFVCRFCCKKFAHFSTLQNHVRTHTGDKPFQCKYCSRRFAQSGVLKAHLRTHTGDKPFVCVYCRKTFAQSTTLTNHLRTHTGQKPYVCNFCGKSFSQPSTLRKHELSHTKERPYACKFCGKAFAQQSTLTNHLRSHTGQRPYKCQFCEKSFAQLSTLDRHLRLHSTVSLKPHRCQFCAKSFSYFSNLASHMQVHQKEQHATED from the exons ATGAGCAAAAGAACAACTCAAAATGGAGTTGCGAGACCTCCACTCTGCAATCAAGAACCTTGCTACATAGAGTCAAGTCATTCTAGAAGCCAAGAGACAACAAATGATAACATCTCCGCCTCGTCAAAGAGGTCTTCCGTTGGTGAAGTGCCTACATCTAAGCGAAAGGCATGGGAGGCGGAAGTATTTAAAAGTCGAGAAGTTCTTTTGAAACTACTACAGCCTCCAACATCGCGAATACTCAGTGCTGGTCTCGCTTTACCTCCTCATCACGTTAAGCCAGGAATCGCAAATTACCCACCAGACGTATGCGAGTTACACTGCCCCCAGTGCTTAGGATATCGACCCATTTCCGTTTTAAACAGACCAACAAATAGAGACCTGGATTTCAGAGCACTGAATGACAGCTGCGACACCGTCCACTTGAATGGAGAACAGCGACtaatttgtaaaaaagaaCCAAGACTACAAACTGTGGCTTCGCCATGCTTTGAAGAGGGCCATTCAAGAACAGCAAAGTCGGCCGTGTTTTTCCCTCAACAATTGTGCTATCGATCTGGTAGGTCAAGTTCTCCTCAATTTTGTCTTGAATCATTCAGTTTTCGATCAACTCCTTGTCAACAAGTTGTTTCAGAAGTTCAACAAAATTCTGGAGGAAGAAATTGTTTTCGAAAAGACTCACTTCCAAATGAGAGCGAATTTTCACGACCTTGCAAGGCGGAAACGCAGTCAGCAGGCACCAAAGAAGTTAATTTGAGCAAGGAATCAACATGGGGACATCCCAGTCATCCTGCATGGGTGAATCCAACTGGACGGTGTAATATTGGGTACCGCTCAAGTATTTGTCAGCGATCAAAGTCAGACCAAGATATTGTCCGTGAAAATCGAAGCGTGCTCATTGAAACCAGTGGAGAAGTAGACCACCGTCAACAAATGCAACCTCATAATGATGCGGTCAGCCAATTGAACGAGAGATCTCCAGTTTCGTCGTCATCATTGAAAGAGACATGTCGTCCCTTTCTACAGAGTCATGATCGTGAAGCAACCTGTTCAGCCGACGAATCACTGCAAGGTAAACCACGAGAG GAAAGTAACGCGAATTCCTACAGAGTTGCTAAGGGAAACGACGTGCCTCCTC GTTGGCCAAATGATGGAGCAAAGAGAGTTGAGAAGTCAACGGAAGAGTTTACTCCGGTAATTGTACATTGCTATAGTTTATCTGACCACGGTTTGAGTAGTGATCAAAAACTGAAGGATGGACGAAACCAAACGAGCGGTAAGGAAATTACTCCATGGGCTTCAAGACAACATGCCAGCCGTGACGTTGAGCGAACCTCACCGAATGGTGATGATTTCAGGGATGAAAACGTCTGGGTAAGTTCATCTGCTCATCTTAAAGGTCGTGAAGCACATGCATGCAGTCACCATTGCGATACACAGCCAGAAAATTCCCTGAAAGTCACAGATGATGAAGTCGAAAAGCCTGAACATGTAGAAAATCGAAGCACGTCGATAATACAGCCACCACACGCCCTCGCGAAGGTCATTGCTTCAGTCAATCAGCGGAGCCTCCTTCTCACGCCTCAAGTACATTTAAATGGATGGGAAACTTATCTCACTCAAGATCGCAAGAGTTATCTTACCTCCAGACGTCCTTTGGAGTATGGTTCACAACCACAGAAGGACGAATGCATTCAATCGTCCTTTGAGCAAAGGGGTTTCCGTGACTGGTCCAACAAACACAAATGCCATGGCACAGGATCTCTCGAGGAAATGTTCGATGTTAATGACGGGAAAAGAATTTTGGTCGAAAAATTGTACCGAGATATTCCACTTTCCGTACAGGAAAAGGAACGTGGATTTCAGAGGAACACTCAAACCGCTGAAAGGAGGGGAGGGTATCACGACGATCACAGGCTACAGCCAAAAGTCCAGCCACCACAGCTTGAAGGTACTGCTTGCGTCGATGGCCCCTTAcgcattcaagtttttcaGCAGGACACAGCTGTTGGAagtaaaaaacgaaaaagccGACAACCTCGTCCTCAAAGAACAAAATCTGACGACGCTGCTCATTTCCAAGGCGAGACTGATGATGACATGCCGGGAGTTCCGTTTGGAAAAGAACACTCGGAAAATGCTTTTGAGCAAAGAGATCAGCTTCAACTAAGGAGTCCATTCAGCGACGGCTGCcatgaaggagaagaagatgaagatgaGCCTGAGAGGGTGACAGCGATGGATACCCACGAAGATGACCAGGACTCCAGTCATTGCAACGACAAAAACAGCTGTGATAATGGAACAGTCGAGAGCACGTCATCATCTGCTTCACGCATTTTCAGAAGGGAGATCCCATTTGAAACTTTGTCACCGAGGTGCAACACATCCCGAAGAAGAAGAATCATCGAACAGTCTACTTCATTGTTCCCAGAAGACAAGCGTCAAGAGGTTCCATGGTCTGCAGCCATAAGCAGAAACCAACGACATCAAAACGATATTTCTCGCGAATGTGAAACGATGTCGAGTTGGAAATCGGACACGACAACGAAGATAGAAGCAAAATCGTGGAGTAAGGTACTCAATCACTCCGACAACAAAAGTCCACAACTGGATAGGGGACAACACCTCTGGCGTATCCCTGTACGAATGCCAGGTCGAGGCAaccataattttgaaattctaGAGGAACGACGGACTAGCTTAGCCAATGGTCGAGAAAACCTTACTGCGGATGTGCGTATGCAGTATTCTCATCAGTCTCAACATGATATGACCGTTGAAAGTGGTAAAAGATTTGCCAAGGAAGCCAGACTTAAGTCTTACGATTCAGGCCGCCATGATGCAGTGATAGAAAAAGGTGGACACTCCACTAAAAATCCATGCCAGCCCTCAGAACTGTTACCATTTAACCCTAGACTCGTGTCCAATTCAGGTGGTATGCCTATGGTCAGCGCCCATGAAGACGAGTTAATGTTGTCTGGAAAAAGCGGCCAGCCACTCCAAACTGATCTTGGGGATTTCCAATCAGAGAGTAACCAAAACCGGCGGATTGAAGAGCAGACTCGGTCTTTCCCTGGAACTCAAACAAATTTATTGCTCCACTCGCGAGGAGTGTATGCTACGGATGTTGTGCCACCAGTGAAGGAAAGAAGATTCGTTTGTCGGTTCTGTTGCAAgaaatttgcacatttttcCACGCTTCAAAATCACGTCAGGACGCACACAGGTGACAAGCCGTTCCAGTGCAAGTATTGCAGCCGACGATTTGCCCAGTCAGGAGTTCTGAAGGCTCATCTTCGCACGCACACGGGTGATAAGCCATTCGTTTGCGTGTACTGTCGTAAAACGTTTGCACAGAGCACGACCCTAACAAACCACCTTCGAACCCACACTGGACAAAAGCCCTACGTCTGCAACTTCTGTGGCAAATCGTTTTCACAGCCGTCGACTCTAAGAAAGCACGAACTGTCCCATACTAAAGAACGTCCGTATGCCTGCAAGTTCTGCGGAAAAGCGTTTGCACAACAGTCCACACTAACCAATCATTTGCGTTCTCATACTGGCCAAAGGCCTTACAAGTGCCAATTCTGCGAAAAGAGCTTCGCCCAGTTGAGTACTTTGGACCGACATCTACGGCTTCACTCCACTGTAAGCCTCAAGCCTCACCGGTGTCAGTTTTGTGCTAAGAGTTTCAGCTACTTCTCAAATCTGGCATCACATATGCAGGTACACCAGAAGGAACAGCACGCGACTGAGGATTAG